One Gadus morhua chromosome 23, gadMor3.0, whole genome shotgun sequence DNA segment encodes these proteins:
- the LOC115537491 gene encoding neurogenic differentiation factor 6-A-like: MSLQEMVFLSVSAALDGSSVTPGLKASDMLTSALAERTLESTPTRGPDSPFRPSGAHCKVSTKSQPREPGGRPEWLGHTPGPGRDRQHDRVPDGAREAEEEEEEEQEEEQEEEDGGPEGDGLPRRRGLRRRRVTQARWDRVRLRRIEANTRERNRMHGLNHALDALRRAVPCPSRTQKLSKIETLRLARNYIWALSEVLSAGKRPDLLAFVQTLCRGLSQPTASLVAGCLQLSARPSGPEPRVEAAFPGRATFDTVYTPYRFRHDAGTGPCASGGHEGGSSVSSAEGGGRPFPAYSAFCGLAATYQPFYERASPECSSPTCDGGALSPPLHYHGIFSLKHEGPSEPEGHSDPDGTRCRFGTCRRFGTCRCAAASGGAALRRCAAADAHVPYDVQLREQFLTAQDQLNIVQDQFYTAFQQ, translated from the exons ATGTCTCTCCAAGAGATGGTTTTCCTCTCAGTGTCGGCTGCTCTGGACGGATCTTCAGTGACTCCGGGACTTAAAGCGAG CGACATGTTGACATCCGCTCTGGCCGAGAGGACCCTGGAGAGCACCCCAACCCGGGGGCCGGACAGCCCATTCCGCCCCTCTGGCGCGCACTGCAAGGTCAGCACCAAGTCCCAGCCCCGCGAGCCCGGGGGGAGACCGGAGTGGCTCGGCCACACGCCTGGCCCCGGGAGAGACCGGCAGCATGACCGGGTCCCAGACGGGGCGcgcgaggcggaggaggaggaggaggaggagcaggaggaggagcaggaagaggaggatggcgGTCCGGAGGGGGACGGTCTCCCGCGCCGCAGGGGTCttcggaggaggagggtgacccAGGCCCGATGGGACCGCGTGAGGCTGCGGCGCATAGAGGCCAACACGCGCGAGCGGAACCGCATGCACGGGCTGAACCATGCGCTGGACGCGCTGCGCAGGGCGGTGCCGTGCCCCTCGAGGACCCAGAAGCTCTCCAAGATAGAGACGCTCCGCCTAGCCCGGAACTATATCTGGGCCCTGAGCGAGGTGCTGAGTGCTGGGAAGAGACCCGACCTGCTGGCCTTCGTCCAGACCCTGTGCAGAGGCCTCTCCCAGCCCACCGCCAGCCTGGTGGCCGGCTGCCTGCAGCTCAGCGCCCGGCCCTCTGGCCCCGAGCCCCGCGTGGAGGCCGCCTTCCCCGGGCGCGCTACGTTCGATACCGTCTATACGCCCTACCGCTTTCGCCATGATGCTGGCACGGGGCCCTGCGCCTCCGGCGGTCATGAGGGTGGCAGCAGCGTCAGCAGCGCGGAAGGAGGTGGCAGGCCGTTCCCTGCGTACTCCGCATTCTGCGGCCTGGCGGCGACCTACCAGCCTTTCTACGAGAGAGCGTCCCCCGAGTGCTCGAGTCCGACGTGCGACGGCGGCGCGCTCAGCCCCCCACTCCACTACCACGGGATATTCTCCCTGAAGCACGAGGGGCCCTCGGAACCGGAGGGGCACTCGGACCCGGACGGGACGCGCTGCCGCTTCGGGACGTGCCGCCGCTTCGGGACGTGCCGTTGCGCAGCGGCTTCTGGCGGTGCAGCTCTGCGCCGCTGCGCCGCAGCGGACGCCCACGTCCCGTACGACGTCCAGCTCCGAGAACAGTTCCTCACGGCGCAGGACCAGTTGAACATCGTGCAGGACCAGTTCTACACCGCCTTTCAACAGTAG